ACCCTATCTAGAGTCCAAGTAGGGAGTTTATGAGTAGGAGACCTTTATGGGCGGGATCACTGTCTTAGTGACTGGGGCCACCGGCACGGTTGGCACCTATGCTACCTACTTTTTGGCGCACCAGGGTAAGGTGGATCACATATACCTTCTTTCAAGAGACGCACAAAAGATGGCTACCACCCTGTACAATGCCAGGATCATTGCCCTAA
This sequence is a window from Deltaproteobacteria bacterium. Protein-coding genes within it:
- a CDS encoding KR domain-containing protein — its product is MGGITVLVTGATGTVGTYATYFLAHQGKVDHIYLLSRDAQKMATTLYNARIIAL